One Algibacter sp. L3A6 genomic region harbors:
- a CDS encoding carboxypeptidase-like regulatory domain-containing protein — MKQQLSISVKQPCSEDYNQFKPTACGGFCNSCDKEVIDFRRMSDDKLKAYFKINKENTCGIFATSQLKTYTFEDEKGRYTSSFNFLRVASVAFISLISLQNIQAQQIQRPTQTVQKVSAFDSEKQTEATSSKTEFLKGTVSDTSSPLPGVNIILKGTTIGTSTNFDGEFEFPETLKEGDILVISYIGFETQEIAIKKNQKPLEIVMRDDVCILVGKVAVKEVYESKPNLWQKIKGIF, encoded by the coding sequence ATGAAACAACAATTAAGTATTTCGGTAAAGCAACCGTGTTCGGAAGATTATAATCAATTTAAACCTACGGCTTGTGGCGGGTTTTGTAATTCCTGCGACAAGGAAGTTATAGACTTTAGGAGAATGAGTGATGATAAGTTAAAGGCTTATTTTAAAATCAATAAGGAAAATACCTGTGGCATTTTTGCAACCTCGCAGTTAAAGACTTATACTTTCGAAGATGAAAAAGGAAGATATACATCGTCTTTTAATTTTCTAAGAGTAGCTAGTGTGGCTTTTATTTCGTTAATTTCTTTACAAAATATACAGGCGCAACAAATACAACGACCGACGCAAACGGTACAAAAAGTAAGTGCTTTTGATAGTGAAAAGCAAACTGAAGCAACTTCTTCTAAAACTGAATTTTTAAAAGGAACGGTTTCTGATACGTCTAGTCCGTTACCAGGTGTAAATATTATATTAAAAGGTACTACTATTGGTACAAGCACTAATTTTGATGGTGAGTTTGAGTTTCCTGAAACCTTAAAGGAAGGAGATATTCTGGTTATAAGTTACATTGGTTTCGAAACACAAGAAATCGCCATTAAAAAGAATCAAAAACCATTAGAGATTGTAATGCGTGATGATGTTTGCATACTTGTTGGTAAAGTAGCAGTAAAAGAGGTTTACGAGTCTAAGCCAAACTTATGGCAAAAAATTAAAGGTATATTTTAG
- a CDS encoding ABC transporter ATP-binding protein — translation MSVIIENKQSHKFENHVFPSNDVMLDLKNLKKVYPTPKGDYVVLEDLNLQIRKEEFVTIIGHSGCGKTTMLSMIAGLNPISGGHISVLGKHIKGPGPDRGVIFQAPSLMPWMTSLQNVLLGVNKVFPHATKAQRHDIAKYYLQKVGLEDAFDKKASDLSQGMQQRVGIARAFAIKPKVLLLDEPFGMLDSLTRGELQDILIEIWNKEKITAVMITHDVDEAIFLADRVVMMTSGPKAKIGDILNIDFERPRTRKSVLEHDDYYKYRKHLIDFLEH, via the coding sequence ATGAGTGTTATAATTGAAAATAAACAGAGCCATAAGTTTGAAAACCATGTTTTCCCATCTAACGATGTGATGCTGGATTTAAAGAATTTGAAAAAAGTGTATCCGACTCCAAAAGGCGATTATGTGGTTTTGGAAGATTTAAACCTACAGATTAGAAAGGAAGAGTTTGTTACTATCATTGGCCATTCGGGCTGTGGGAAAACAACCATGCTTTCTATGATTGCGGGATTAAATCCTATTTCTGGTGGTCATATATCTGTGTTAGGAAAGCATATAAAAGGACCAGGACCAGATAGAGGGGTTATTTTTCAGGCGCCTAGTTTAATGCCTTGGATGACGTCTTTACAGAATGTGCTACTTGGTGTTAATAAAGTGTTTCCGCATGCTACAAAAGCACAAAGGCATGATATTGCTAAGTACTATTTACAGAAAGTAGGGTTGGAGGATGCTTTTGATAAAAAGGCATCAGATTTGTCTCAAGGAATGCAACAACGCGTTGGTATTGCTCGTGCGTTTGCAATTAAACCTAAAGTATTATTGTTAGATGAGCCTTTTGGAATGTTAGATTCATTAACACGAGGCGAGCTACAAGATATATTAATTGAAATTTGGAATAAAGAAAAAATTACAGCGGTAATGATCACGCACGATGTAGATGAAGCTATCTTTTTAGCAGATCGTGTGGTTATGATGACGAGTGGACCTAAGGCAAAAATTGGTGATATTTTGAACATTGATTTTGAGCGCCCAAGAACACGAAAATCGGTGTTAGAGCATGATGATTACTACAAATATAGAAAACACTTAATAGACTTTTTAGAGCACTAA
- a CDS encoding alginate export family protein: MKKIYLTLGILTIMVQFAQAQFTLDGEFRPRTEYRNGFGSIIPDAADPGFGISTRIRLNSGYKTDAYSFYLSLQDVMVWGENRQILPYDQNNSFAVFQAWAEVKLGEGFTTKLGRQVISYDDQRIFGGLDWAQQGRNHDAALLKYKKGKFLLDVGLAFSQDYSNPAGFQSTSTAYGTTGFFSYKTMQYAYLKQSWDSFSGSLLLLNNGFQKYEADGVTPDGVNSIQTLGTHLDYKSGDFGAALNAYMQMGDTVDGAYLLGLEFTYKASAKVGLGAGMELISGNDTTTTDSEAFLPLYGTNHKFNGFMDYFYVGNHANNVGLFDIHVSANFKLNETSSLMVKALNFSGEQELASGEKSLGTELDLVYSKAFKGYALKIGYSHMFASDGMYELKGVTESAAADTQNWAWAMLVIKPKFLN; this comes from the coding sequence ATGAAAAAAATTTATTTAACTTTAGGTATCTTAACCATAATGGTTCAATTTGCTCAAGCACAATTTACATTAGATGGTGAGTTTAGACCACGTACAGAATACCGTAATGGTTTTGGAAGTATTATTCCCGATGCTGCAGATCCAGGTTTTGGTATTTCTACTAGAATTAGATTAAATTCAGGTTATAAAACGGATGCATATAGCTTTTATTTAAGCTTGCAAGATGTTATGGTTTGGGGAGAAAATAGACAGATTTTACCTTACGACCAGAATAATTCGTTTGCAGTATTTCAAGCTTGGGCAGAAGTAAAATTAGGCGAAGGATTTACTACTAAATTAGGACGTCAGGTTATTTCTTATGATGATCAACGTATTTTTGGTGGATTAGATTGGGCACAACAAGGGCGTAATCATGATGCTGCATTATTGAAATACAAAAAAGGTAAATTTTTATTAGATGTAGGATTGGCTTTTAGTCAAGATTATTCTAACCCAGCAGGATTTCAATCAACTTCTACGGCTTACGGTACAACAGGTTTCTTTTCTTATAAAACCATGCAATATGCTTATTTAAAACAATCTTGGGATAGTTTCTCAGGTAGCTTATTGTTATTAAACAATGGTTTCCAAAAATATGAAGCAGATGGTGTTACTCCAGATGGTGTAAACAGTATTCAAACTTTAGGAACGCATTTAGATTATAAAAGTGGTGATTTTGGAGCGGCTTTAAATGCTTACATGCAAATGGGTGATACTGTTGATGGTGCATATTTATTAGGTTTAGAGTTTACTTATAAAGCATCGGCTAAAGTTGGTTTAGGTGCTGGTATGGAGCTTATTAGTGGTAACGATACAACAACAACCGATTCTGAAGCATTTTTACCTTTATATGGAACCAATCATAAATTCAATGGTTTTATGGATTATTTTTACGTAGGAAACCATGCTAACAATGTTGGTTTATTTGATATTCACGTAAGTGCAAATTTCAAACTAAACGAAACGTCTAGCTTAATGGTTAAAGCTTTAAACTTTAGCGGTGAGCAAGAATTAGCTAGTGGAGAGAAATCTTTAGGAACCGAGTTAGATTTAGTATACTCTAAAGCTTTTAAAGGTTATGCTTTAAAAATAGGATACTCTCACATGTTTGCTAGTGATGGTATGTACGAATTAAAAGGTGTTACAGAATCTGCTGCTGCAGATACTCAAAACTGGGCTTGGGCTATGTTAGTTATCAAACCTAAGTTTTTAAACTAA